A genomic region of Rhodococcus pyridinivorans contains the following coding sequences:
- a CDS encoding DHH family phosphoesterase, translated as MVPSHRDDAGVPSGPAGSVDLHGAAALLDAAATVTVLCHINPDADTLGSGLALGLALERRGVTVQVAFGSPANMPDSMRSLPGAHLVTPVAEVRREADLVVTVDCGTAGRLGVLRDRLKTAPNVLVIDHHLSNTRFGTHNLVDPESEATAMVLADLFDVWGVEIDAALAHCLYAGLVTDTGSFRWGRPQAHGLAERLLATGIDGTSITRALLDTHPFGWLPMLSSVLATATLERDAAQGRGLVYAFVRRADSAHLGPEEVESVIDIVRTTAEAEVAAVFKEVAPEEWTVSLRAKTSVDVSAVATALGGGGHRLAAGYTAHGDTDRIVAALRGVLG; from the coding sequence GTGGTCCCGTCGCACCGGGACGATGCCGGCGTCCCGTCCGGCCCGGCAGGATCCGTCGACCTGCACGGTGCCGCCGCACTGCTCGACGCGGCGGCCACCGTGACGGTGCTGTGCCACATCAACCCCGACGCCGACACCCTCGGCAGCGGGCTGGCCCTCGGGCTGGCGCTCGAGCGACGCGGTGTCACCGTGCAGGTCGCGTTCGGTTCGCCCGCGAACATGCCGGACTCGATGCGGTCGCTGCCGGGCGCACACCTGGTCACGCCGGTCGCGGAGGTACGCCGTGAGGCCGATCTCGTGGTGACCGTCGACTGCGGTACCGCGGGCCGTCTCGGTGTCCTGCGCGACCGTCTGAAGACCGCCCCGAACGTCCTGGTGATCGACCACCACCTGTCCAACACGCGGTTCGGCACCCACAACCTCGTCGACCCGGAGTCCGAGGCCACCGCGATGGTGCTCGCCGACCTCTTCGACGTGTGGGGTGTCGAGATCGACGCCGCACTCGCGCACTGCCTGTACGCGGGACTGGTGACCGACACCGGATCGTTCCGCTGGGGTCGCCCGCAGGCCCACGGACTTGCCGAGCGCCTGCTCGCCACCGGTATCGACGGCACGTCGATCACGCGGGCCCTGCTCGACACCCATCCCTTCGGGTGGTTGCCGATGCTGTCGTCGGTGCTGGCCACCGCCACACTCGAACGCGACGCTGCTCAGGGCAGGGGACTGGTCTACGCCTTCGTCCGGCGCGCCGACTCCGCGCATCTCGGTCCGGAGGAGGTCGAGAGCGTCATCGACATCGTGCGCACCACCGCCGAGGCCGAGGTCGCCGCGGTGTTCAAGGAGGTCGCTCCCGAGGAGTGGACCGTCTCGCTGCGCGCGAAGACCTCGGTGGACGTGTCCGCCGTCGCCACCGCACTCGGCGGCGGAGGACACCGCCTGGCGGCGGGGTACACCGCCCACGGCGACACCGATCGGATCGTCGCCGCCCTGCGCGGCGTGCTCGGTTGA
- the rbfA gene encoding 30S ribosome-binding factor RbfA — MADPARARRLAKRIATIVATAIDLEIKDPRLEFVTITDAKVTADLHDATVYYTVRGADLNTEPDHEAAAAGLEKAKGVLRSKVGAGTGVRFTPTLTFVTDTVPDTARHMEELLARARAADDEVARAREGAVPAGDADPYKESRERDAGDDDE, encoded by the coding sequence ATGGCCGATCCAGCACGGGCTCGCCGACTCGCGAAGCGCATTGCCACCATCGTGGCCACCGCCATCGACCTCGAGATCAAGGATCCGCGCCTCGAGTTCGTGACGATCACCGACGCGAAGGTCACCGCGGATCTGCACGACGCCACCGTCTACTACACGGTCCGGGGCGCGGATCTGAACACCGAACCCGATCACGAGGCCGCTGCTGCCGGCCTCGAGAAGGCCAAGGGCGTGCTCCGCTCGAAGGTCGGCGCCGGCACCGGTGTGCGGTTCACCCCGACGCTGACGTTCGTCACCGACACCGTGCCCGACACGGCACGGCACATGGAGGAACTCCTCGCGCGCGCTCGCGCGGCCGACGACGAGGTCGCACGCGCCCGTGAGGGCGCCGTTCCGGCCGGCGATGCCGATCCCTACAAGGAATCCCGTGAGCGCGACGCCGGTGACGACGACGAATAA
- a CDS encoding DUF503 domain-containing protein, with protein sequence MYLGALELDLLLGDVHSLKQKRSAIRPVVAELRRLGVSAAETGEHDLYRRAQVGVAVVAPDLAHVGEILDKCERLVAQRPELDLLSVRRRLYGPED encoded by the coding sequence ATGTATCTGGGAGCGCTCGAACTCGACCTGCTGCTCGGCGACGTGCATTCGCTCAAGCAGAAGAGATCGGCGATCCGTCCGGTGGTCGCAGAACTGCGCCGGCTCGGGGTGTCCGCCGCCGAAACCGGGGAACACGATCTGTACCGCCGGGCGCAGGTGGGTGTGGCGGTCGTCGCCCCCGACCTCGCGCACGTCGGAGAGATACTGGACAAGTGTGAGCGGCTGGTCGCCCAGCGGCCCGAACTCGACCTGCTGTCGGTCAGACGCAGGCTGTACGGGCCCGAGGACTGA